Proteins from a genomic interval of Chryseobacterium indologenes:
- a CDS encoding HlyD family efflux transporter periplasmic adaptor subunit codes for MKEDVLDNIELRSESVQDILTQPPHWMIRWGNTVIFVILLLILVMSYIIKYPEFVPAPIIVTSQNPPEKMEARISSKIEKIFIKDHQEVKKNEVLMVMQSAANYKDVLELKKLVDSIAPNQIASFPLAQASRFKLGELQGDYNSFAKAFQDEALFTRLQPYAPENLAANNSISEYRTRITTLKQQKNLELAKYDLTKKSFQRSQELFNQGVISSMELENEKIKYLQAQQNLENINISISQTEEGISNLNKTKSGTAINTEKDKITYSSQTLQLFEQLRKSLKQWEQNYLVISSTDGVASFQQFFGENQFVKVGEPILSILPKNKEKLVGRMSVPTVNSGKIIPGEKVLIKLDNYRFQEYGIIEGKVQNISLIPDDKGNYYVDVVLPKGLKTSYNKTLIFDKELRGSAEIVTQDLRLIERFFYQIRKLLGYQS; via the coding sequence ATGAAAGAAGACGTTTTAGATAATATTGAACTCCGCTCAGAAAGCGTACAAGATATCTTAACCCAGCCTCCGCATTGGATGATACGCTGGGGCAATACGGTTATATTTGTTATTCTCCTGCTCATCCTTGTTATGAGTTATATAATAAAATACCCTGAGTTTGTACCGGCTCCCATTATTGTAACCTCTCAGAATCCTCCGGAAAAAATGGAGGCAAGAATCAGTTCCAAAATTGAAAAGATATTCATTAAAGATCACCAGGAGGTCAAAAAAAATGAAGTTTTGATGGTTATGCAATCTGCTGCCAACTATAAAGATGTATTAGAGCTTAAAAAACTGGTTGATTCAATTGCTCCCAACCAGATAGCTTCCTTCCCTTTAGCCCAGGCATCAAGGTTTAAACTTGGTGAATTACAGGGAGATTACAACAGCTTTGCAAAGGCGTTTCAGGATGAAGCCCTGTTTACCCGTTTACAGCCTTATGCTCCGGAAAACCTGGCCGCCAACAACAGTATTTCTGAATACAGAACAAGAATTACAACTTTAAAACAACAGAAAAATCTGGAGTTGGCCAAGTATGACCTAACCAAGAAAAGTTTCCAGAGGTCACAGGAACTCTTTAATCAGGGGGTCATCTCTTCTATGGAACTTGAAAATGAAAAAATCAAATATCTTCAGGCCCAGCAAAACCTTGAAAATATTAATATTTCCATATCACAAACAGAAGAAGGTATTTCCAATCTTAATAAAACAAAAAGCGGAACAGCCATTAATACTGAAAAAGATAAAATCACCTACTCTTCACAAACACTACAGCTATTTGAGCAGCTTCGAAAATCTCTGAAGCAATGGGAGCAGAATTACCTTGTTATTTCATCAACCGATGGGGTAGCCAGCTTTCAGCAGTTTTTCGGCGAAAATCAATTCGTAAAAGTGGGAGAACCGATCTTATCTATCTTACCTAAAAATAAAGAGAAGCTGGTTGGCAGAATGTCTGTACCTACAGTTAACTCCGGAAAAATCATTCCGGGAGAGAAGGTATTGATTAAATTGGATAACTACCGTTTTCAGGAATATGGGATTATTGAGGGTAAGGTACAGAATATATCGCTGATTCCTGATGATAAAGGAAATTACTATGTAGATGTAGTATTACCAAAAGGATTAAAAACAAGCTATAATAAGACCCTTATTTTCGATAAAGAACTTCGGGGAAGTGCAGAGATCGTGACGCAGGATTTAAGGCTTATTGAGAGGTTTTTCTATCAAATCAGAAAGCTCCTCGGATACCAATCCTGA
- a CDS encoding 1-acyl-sn-glycerol-3-phosphate acyltransferase: protein MTKILNYLWRFWLLVLAFFLTVILGIPVYILSFNKKHYKYAYKFIRLWCFGMFYGMGFRYDLIKLSGQKLDKSKPYVFISNHTSIMDIMLVCILSPHHPICFVGKKELVKIPIFGTIYKRICVMVDRASARSRADVYRRCAEKMEEGNSIAIFPEGGVPDDTSIILDDFKDGAFILSSKHNSPIAVHTFIGLKKMFPFDNSQGYPGRVKVYFNGIIDPTPVSKDSKSDSFEEIKKTLIKYSV, encoded by the coding sequence GTGACAAAAATTTTAAATTATCTCTGGAGGTTCTGGCTGTTGGTGTTAGCATTTTTTCTGACTGTCATTTTGGGAATCCCGGTCTATATTTTATCCTTTAATAAAAAGCATTATAAATATGCTTATAAATTTATCCGTCTCTGGTGTTTCGGAATGTTTTACGGAATGGGTTTCCGATATGACCTCATTAAGTTATCCGGACAAAAACTGGATAAAAGCAAACCTTATGTTTTTATATCCAACCATACCTCCATCATGGATATCATGCTGGTCTGCATCCTGTCTCCACACCATCCTATTTGTTTTGTAGGCAAAAAAGAACTTGTAAAGATTCCTATTTTTGGAACTATATATAAAAGAATCTGTGTAATGGTCGACAGAGCAAGTGCAAGAAGCCGTGCCGATGTATACCGGAGATGTGCTGAGAAAATGGAAGAAGGTAACAGTATTGCCATATTTCCTGAAGGAGGCGTTCCGGATGATACTTCCATTATTCTGGATGATTTCAAGGATGGGGCATTTATTTTATCTTCAAAACACAACTCCCCTATTGCAGTTCATACTTTTATAGGATTAAAAAAAATGTTTCCTTTTGACAACTCTCAGGGCTATCCCGGAAGAGTAAAGGTATATTTTAATGGTATCATAGATCCTACACCAGTCTCAAAGGACTCAAAATCAGATTCTTTCGAAGAAATAAAAAAAACACTCATTAAGTATTCCGTATAA
- a CDS encoding GtrA family protein — protein MKEILLRQKQVLFFIIAGGLSAIVEIGSFKIFSTYLPQFLARETNFHGVHYPLSNIFSTSCGIITNYFLSIWFVFERGKHSKKKEFVYFMAVSFVSTLLSLSFFQVFYSFIFKDNINLFFYTLSPEMISKIAAILLVSILNYSVKKKVIFNG, from the coding sequence ATGAAAGAAATACTCTTACGCCAAAAACAGGTTTTGTTCTTCATCATTGCAGGAGGATTGAGCGCCATTGTAGAGATTGGCAGCTTCAAAATATTCAGCACTTATCTTCCACAGTTTCTTGCAAGAGAAACCAACTTTCATGGGGTACACTATCCTTTGAGTAATATTTTTTCTACGTCTTGCGGGATTATTACCAATTACTTTCTGAGCATCTGGTTTGTCTTTGAAAGAGGAAAGCATTCCAAGAAAAAAGAGTTTGTATATTTTATGGCCGTCTCTTTTGTATCGACTTTATTAAGTTTAAGTTTCTTCCAGGTATTTTATAGTTTTATATTTAAAGATAATATCAATTTATTTTTTTATACCTTGAGCCCGGAAATGATCAGCAAAATTGCAGCGATCTTATTGGTTTCCATTCTTAATTATTCGGTAAAAAAGAAAGTAATTTTTAACGGTTAA
- a CDS encoding peptidase domain-containing ABC transporter codes for MKKFPFYKQPDTKDCGPTCLRIVSKYYGRSISLQQIRNLSETTREGSSLLGLSDAAENLGFRSMGVQIDFNTLVEEVPFPCIAHWNKNHFVVVYKIDKNNKVYVSDPSYGLITYTRDEFIQFWIGENANENTEEGIVLILETTPAFFQTEFDTDQSKASFTFLSKYLLKYKTLVIQLAVGLLGGSLLSLIFPFLTQSIVDVGIQNQDINFIYMVLLAQIMLFLGRMGIEVIRSWILLHLSARINISIISDFFIKLMKLPISFFDTRMTGDIMQRINDHHRIEQLLTSSSLNTLFSLVNLIIFSIVLLFYDYRLFIVYLVGAVLYIGWISFFLKKRKELDYKRFSQVSQEQSKVIELINGMQEIKMHNAEKQKRWDWEFLQVKLFKIRIKSLSLEQWQSVGGNFINQMKDILVSFLSAKLVLSGNLTLGMMLSVQYIIGQLNSPLLQLIDFIKQTQDAKISLERLGEIHDKEDEEDKNEQYATEIPQRDIEISNMSFRYIGSDVPVFENLSLSIPYQKTTAIVGASGSGKTTLLKLLMKFYDPDQGEIRIGNTSLKNISPRYWRDHCGVVMQEGYVFNDTIANNIAVGEDHIDKKKLRRAVEIANIKEFIEGLPLSYNTKIGNEGVGVSGGQKQRLFIARAVYKSPEYILFDEATSALDANNEKVIMENLEQFFRGKTAVVIAHRLSTVKHADKIIVLDNGKVVEEGSHAELVDLRGEYYRLVRNQLELGN; via the coding sequence TTGAAGAAATTTCCTTTTTATAAGCAACCAGACACTAAAGACTGTGGGCCTACCTGCCTTAGAATCGTAAGTAAATATTATGGCAGAAGCATATCCTTGCAACAAATCCGTAACCTTTCTGAGACCACTCGTGAGGGAAGCAGCCTTCTTGGGCTGAGTGATGCTGCCGAAAACCTGGGATTCCGTTCTATGGGAGTCCAGATCGACTTTAATACCCTTGTAGAAGAAGTGCCCTTTCCATGTATCGCACACTGGAATAAAAATCATTTTGTTGTTGTTTATAAGATTGACAAAAATAACAAAGTATATGTATCAGATCCCAGCTACGGGCTGATCACCTACACCCGCGATGAGTTTATCCAATTCTGGATCGGCGAAAATGCCAATGAAAATACAGAAGAAGGAATTGTTCTGATTCTGGAAACTACCCCTGCATTTTTCCAGACTGAGTTTGATACAGATCAAAGCAAAGCCAGCTTCACATTTCTATCCAAATACCTGCTTAAATATAAGACACTTGTTATACAGCTGGCAGTCGGGCTTTTGGGAGGAAGTTTACTCTCACTGATCTTTCCGTTTCTTACCCAGAGTATAGTAGACGTCGGAATACAAAATCAGGATATCAACTTTATCTACATGGTTTTGCTTGCGCAGATCATGCTGTTTCTTGGCAGAATGGGAATAGAAGTGATCCGAAGCTGGATCCTCCTCCACTTATCTGCAAGGATAAATATTTCCATCATATCAGATTTCTTTATCAAGCTGATGAAACTTCCTATAAGCTTTTTTGATACAAGGATGACAGGAGATATCATGCAGAGGATCAATGACCACCACCGAATAGAGCAACTCCTTACCAGTTCATCACTGAACACACTATTCTCTCTCGTAAACCTTATCATTTTCAGTATTGTTTTACTATTCTATGATTACAGGCTATTCATTGTATATCTTGTCGGAGCTGTATTGTATATCGGATGGATTAGCTTTTTCCTGAAAAAAAGAAAAGAACTTGATTATAAAAGGTTCTCCCAGGTTTCGCAGGAACAAAGTAAAGTGATTGAACTGATCAACGGTATGCAGGAGATCAAAATGCATAATGCCGAAAAACAAAAGAGATGGGATTGGGAGTTTCTTCAGGTGAAATTATTTAAAATCAGAATAAAATCTCTATCGTTAGAGCAATGGCAATCCGTAGGAGGAAACTTCATCAATCAGATGAAAGATATTCTTGTAAGCTTCCTTTCTGCCAAATTGGTCCTTAGCGGAAATCTTACCCTGGGGATGATGCTTTCGGTACAGTATATTATCGGACAGCTGAACAGCCCTCTCCTGCAGCTTATCGACTTTATAAAACAAACTCAGGATGCCAAAATTTCCCTTGAAAGATTAGGTGAAATTCACGATAAGGAAGATGAAGAGGATAAAAACGAACAATACGCTACAGAAATTCCCCAAAGAGATATTGAGATCTCCAATATGTCTTTCAGATACATAGGTTCTGATGTTCCGGTTTTTGAAAACTTAAGCCTTAGCATACCCTATCAAAAAACAACAGCAATTGTAGGAGCCAGTGGAAGCGGAAAAACCACACTGCTAAAGCTGTTGATGAAATTCTATGATCCGGATCAGGGTGAAATCAGAATCGGAAATACCAGTCTGAAAAATATTTCCCCAAGATACTGGAGGGATCATTGCGGAGTGGTAATGCAGGAAGGCTACGTCTTTAATGACACGATTGCCAATAATATTGCTGTCGGTGAAGATCATATCGATAAGAAAAAACTAAGGCGCGCCGTAGAAATTGCCAATATTAAAGAATTTATAGAAGGGCTTCCGTTAAGCTATAATACAAAGATCGGGAATGAAGGAGTTGGCGTAAGTGGAGGCCAGAAACAGCGTTTGTTTATCGCCAGGGCCGTATACAAATCTCCCGAATATATTCTGTTTGATGAAGCAACTTCCGCATTGGATGCCAATAATGAAAAGGTTATTATGGAAAACCTTGAACAGTTCTTTAGGGGTAAAACGGCAGTGGTTATTGCCCACAGACTTTCAACCGTAAAACATGCTGATAAAATCATAGTATTAGATAATGGGAAAGTCGTAGAAGAAGGTAGCCACGCAGAATTGGTAGACCTAAGGGGAGAATATTACAGGTTGGTAAGAAATCAGCTTGAATTAGGAAATTAA
- a CDS encoding signal peptidase, with translation MKTINKLVSAIFLLAVVFVQAAPPVPGGGGGTGGHGTGGGDPAAPIDMYVYVLSLVAIAFIVFFTKKYKSVKA, from the coding sequence ATGAAAACTATTAATAAACTAGTATCCGCAATTTTTCTTCTTGCTGTAGTATTCGTACAGGCTGCACCACCGGTACCGGGAGGAGGCGGAGGTACAGGAGGTCACGGTACAGGAGGGGGAGACCCAGCTGCACCAATCGATATGTATGTATATGTACTTTCTCTCGTAGCTATTGCATTCATTGTATTCTTTACCAAGAAGTATAAAAGCGTAAAAGCATAA
- a CDS encoding sugar MFS transporter: MSNYSKQTNWAQFIPLVTVFFFWGFVAASNDILIPVFQKAFHLTQTESMLVQICFYVAYTVGSLIYMIISKGLQQDLINKIGYKNGLILGLLISAAGTLLFYPAANLGSFPLMISGLFIVGLGFSLQQIVANPLAIEVGPKETGSQRLTMAGGINNLGTTIGPLIVAFAIFGSASAANTEASIESVKIPYLILGVAFVLVAIMLKFSSLPTVTPTNTEDTDDATPGEHRSSAFQYPQLVMGMIAIFVYVGVEVSTASNLPAYMEKNLGFETKDVAPYVSLYWASLMIGRWTGAVEAFDVNAGFKKILRFLAPYLAFGVFLLVNAIAKHDLSPFYVYGFVIIAMIICDIMSKGNPARMLLIFSVAGIAALLIGMFTTGMVSVYAFTSVGLFCSTLWPCIFALAINGLGKHTNQGSGYLIMMIMGGGIVSLIQGYVADITNIHFSYIIGVICFAYLAFYAIRVTGILKAQGINLDQISKGDGH; the protein is encoded by the coding sequence ATGTCAAATTATTCTAAACAAACCAATTGGGCACAATTCATTCCATTGGTTACTGTATTCTTCTTCTGGGGATTTGTAGCTGCCAGCAATGATATTCTGATCCCGGTATTTCAAAAAGCCTTCCACTTAACGCAAACTGAAAGTATGCTCGTACAAATCTGCTTTTATGTTGCTTATACCGTAGGATCTTTAATTTATATGATTATCTCGAAAGGCCTTCAACAGGATTTAATCAATAAAATAGGGTATAAAAACGGGCTTATCCTGGGACTTCTAATCTCTGCTGCAGGAACTCTATTATTTTATCCAGCAGCAAATCTGGGGTCTTTCCCTCTGATGATCTCCGGACTGTTTATTGTAGGTTTAGGTTTTTCTTTACAACAGATTGTTGCCAATCCGTTGGCCATTGAAGTGGGCCCAAAGGAAACAGGATCACAGAGATTAACAATGGCCGGGGGAATCAACAATCTTGGAACGACAATCGGACCGCTTATTGTTGCATTTGCTATTTTCGGTTCCGCTTCTGCTGCCAATACGGAAGCAAGCATTGAAAGTGTAAAAATCCCTTACCTGATTTTAGGAGTAGCTTTTGTTTTAGTGGCTATCATGCTGAAATTCTCATCTCTTCCTACAGTAACTCCAACCAATACTGAAGATACTGACGACGCTACCCCGGGAGAGCACAGAAGTTCGGCATTCCAATATCCTCAATTGGTGATGGGAATGATTGCCATTTTTGTTTATGTGGGTGTAGAAGTTTCTACTGCCAGTAACCTGCCAGCTTATATGGAAAAAAACCTTGGTTTTGAAACCAAAGATGTGGCTCCCTATGTTTCATTATACTGGGCATCACTCATGATTGGTCGTTGGACAGGTGCGGTAGAGGCATTTGACGTGAACGCAGGATTTAAAAAAATATTAAGATTCCTTGCTCCTTACCTTGCATTTGGTGTATTCTTATTGGTCAATGCGATTGCTAAGCATGACCTGTCTCCTTTTTATGTATATGGATTTGTTATCATTGCTATGATCATTTGTGATATCATGAGTAAGGGAAACCCTGCAAGAATGCTTTTAATTTTTTCAGTAGCGGGAATTGCTGCCTTACTTATCGGTATGTTTACTACAGGAATGGTTTCCGTATACGCTTTTACCAGTGTAGGTCTGTTCTGTTCTACCCTATGGCCGTGTATTTTCGCCTTGGCTATTAATGGTCTTGGAAAACACACCAATCAGGGATCCGGTTATCTGATCATGATGATTATGGGTGGAGGAATTGTAAGTCTTATTCAGGGATATGTAGCAGATATAACAAATATTCACTTTAGCTATATCATCGGTGTTATTTGTTTTGCTTATCTTGCATTCTATGCAATCCGGGTAACGGGAATTCTAAAGGCCCAGGGTATCAATCTGGATCAAATATCTAAAGGTGATGGTCATTAA
- a CDS encoding DUF3810 domain-containing protein, with translation MISFFEKFFEFQKKSHQVLFSWIPFSAGDVLYIMLGGAILYLFIRLFKKEKRAASMLKMLIILNVFYFIYQVFWGMLYFQTPIIKKLSSQEKPETEKAKKLALRYLEKCKTTRQSVHEDHRGVFIIRDLKSVQQEILLQQTRLPRNISDKKASQVLSMKPSIFKYVMSFTGILGYYNPFTAEAQYNSELPSTFIPFTTAHESSHQLGFAREQEANFVGYLIGVNSGNTDLKYSTEYFTLKSLLRFISDKDPKFVKSVLDNYSPAMKRDRAYEKKFIFTHQGWLDDFFGYTNNLFLKTNQQEGAVTYSYFIDLLLNYEK, from the coding sequence ATGATTTCTTTTTTTGAAAAATTCTTTGAATTTCAGAAAAAATCACATCAGGTTTTATTCAGCTGGATTCCTTTTTCTGCGGGAGACGTGCTCTACATTATGCTGGGAGGAGCAATACTCTACCTCTTTATCCGTTTGTTTAAAAAAGAGAAAAGAGCTGCCTCCATGCTAAAGATGCTCATCATCCTCAATGTCTTCTATTTTATCTATCAGGTGTTCTGGGGAATGCTTTATTTTCAGACCCCTATTATTAAAAAGCTTTCCAGCCAGGAAAAGCCGGAAACAGAAAAGGCAAAAAAATTGGCTTTACGCTATCTTGAAAAATGCAAAACAACCAGACAATCCGTGCATGAAGATCACCGCGGGGTATTTATCATCCGTGATCTGAAATCTGTACAACAGGAAATCCTTCTGCAGCAGACCAGATTACCCAGGAATATTTCGGATAAAAAAGCTTCACAGGTTTTGAGTATGAAGCCTAGTATATTCAAGTATGTGATGAGTTTTACGGGTATTCTCGGTTATTATAATCCTTTTACTGCTGAAGCACAATACAATTCGGAATTGCCGTCTACTTTTATCCCTTTTACTACCGCTCATGAAAGTTCTCATCAGCTTGGCTTTGCCAGAGAGCAGGAAGCTAATTTTGTGGGGTATTTGATAGGAGTAAATTCCGGCAATACGGATTTGAAATACAGTACAGAATATTTTACGTTAAAAAGCCTTTTAAGGTTTATAAGTGATAAGGATCCAAAGTTTGTAAAATCTGTTCTTGACAATTACTCTCCCGCTATGAAAAGAGACAGAGCTTATGAAAAAAAATTCATCTTTACCCATCAGGGGTGGTTGGATGATTTCTTTGGATATACTAATAATCTGTTTCTTAAGACCAACCAACAAGAGGGTGCTGTCACCTATTCGTACTTTATTGATCTCCTTTTAAACTACGAAAAATAA
- a CDS encoding TlpA family protein disulfide reductase translates to MKKIYTLSAVLAAFALQAQFSVTIQAPADFKDQDAILYTLNGSKDVVVTKEQSKNNTWTFKYPNNYMGMMKVYFPGSNNTVNFISENKNVSLKLDVQNNKVKDIIYLDEANELMSKQQEGSQKKELILPALSQIKEYYKDNTDFGKALKTEIERLSGNSGAIDAAKHPFISYYNTNYSKFLSNPSDPAKKPSQDEIINFLDKSNDMLETSSLLRPVLVAYLNSGGNTNVTGSVDKLLDRLKVETPRGQTVLSELIDIFDVYQMDEFKSKYLGLAKNLKCTITDRLASTIKSNANVEMGAAFPNYKFQSPVNTTAKSLYDVKADKKVVVFWSSTCSHCETELPKLLEKYNELKGKNIQVVALSLDVDKNSYTKKIAAFPWVNDSELRGWNSSYTETYNVHATPTYFILDANNKIINKPEHVGDVLEYFKLK, encoded by the coding sequence ATGAAAAAGATTTATACACTATCTGCAGTTTTAGCTGCATTTGCTTTGCAGGCTCAATTTTCAGTTACTATTCAGGCTCCTGCAGACTTTAAAGATCAGGACGCTATTCTATATACATTAAACGGTTCTAAAGATGTTGTTGTTACCAAAGAACAAAGTAAAAATAACACCTGGACATTCAAGTATCCCAATAATTATATGGGGATGATGAAAGTGTATTTTCCGGGTTCCAACAATACCGTGAACTTTATTTCTGAAAATAAAAATGTCAGCTTGAAGCTGGATGTTCAGAATAATAAAGTAAAAGATATTATTTACCTTGATGAAGCCAATGAGCTGATGAGTAAACAACAGGAAGGTTCTCAAAAGAAAGAGCTTATTCTTCCTGCTCTGAGCCAGATCAAAGAATATTACAAAGATAATACAGACTTCGGAAAAGCATTGAAAACCGAGATTGAAAGACTTTCGGGTAACTCTGGTGCCATTGATGCGGCAAAACATCCGTTTATCTCATATTATAATACCAACTACAGTAAGTTCCTTTCTAATCCGTCAGATCCTGCTAAAAAACCCAGCCAGGACGAGATAATCAATTTCCTGGATAAGTCTAATGATATGCTGGAAACATCATCCTTATTGAGACCGGTATTGGTCGCATATCTTAACTCAGGCGGTAATACAAACGTCACCGGTTCTGTAGATAAGCTTCTTGATCGTCTGAAGGTGGAAACTCCAAGAGGCCAGACTGTTTTATCGGAACTGATCGACATTTTTGACGTCTATCAGATGGATGAGTTTAAAAGTAAATATCTGGGGCTTGCTAAAAACCTCAAGTGTACCATTACCGACAGACTGGCTTCTACCATCAAATCTAATGCTAATGTAGAAATGGGGGCAGCTTTTCCAAACTATAAGTTCCAGTCTCCTGTAAATACGACTGCAAAATCACTTTATGATGTAAAGGCAGATAAGAAGGTGGTTGTTTTCTGGTCATCTACCTGTTCGCACTGTGAAACCGAGCTTCCCAAGCTTTTGGAAAAATATAACGAGTTAAAGGGAAAAAATATTCAGGTTGTAGCGCTTTCTTTAGATGTTGATAAAAATTCATACACTAAGAAAATAGCTGCTTTCCCATGGGTGAATGATTCAGAATTGAGAGGATGGAACAGTAGCTATACTGAAACTTACAATGTACACGCTACTCCGACCTATTTTATTTTAGATGCTAACAATAAGATAATCAATAAACCAGAGCATGTTGGCGATGTTTTAGAATATTTTAAGCTAAAATAA
- a CDS encoding helix-turn-helix domain-containing protein, whose protein sequence is MKTNTNYLSETINTHKGKNFATYLNDLRIDFALNRLIKDKKFRAYKVPVIAEELGYNNAQAFSLAFKKKNGY, encoded by the coding sequence ATAAAAACAAACACAAATTACTTATCAGAAACAATCAATACTCATAAGGGAAAAAACTTCGCTACCTATCTTAATGATCTTAGAATTGATTTTGCTTTAAATAGATTGATAAAAGATAAAAAATTTCGGGCTTACAAGGTACCGGTAATTGCTGAGGAATTGGGTTATAATAACGCACAGGCCTTTTCTTTGGCTTTTAAGAAAAAAAACGGGTACTAG
- a CDS encoding thioredoxin domain-containing protein has protein sequence MIFDKLIHYLKLDKQEFIFQFNSHPNYPSALAFSDTLNFLGVKNDAYELDKEYWDELPEEFIAIVENSFSLVKKSGNTYSVYSEKAKTLNKEELYKKSTDFVLLFEKTENAENKLAFNFKPILYAVFAIIVVYSFLSQSLYEAIFNLLSLAGVYISLEIFNQKFGNVSTVIGSICGGGGAAASQTTNSCDKIIKQDKTSILGLKFADFSLIYFIGLTILGLFLPTTSYIVKGFTFVSLLAIGYSLYIQAFVEKAFCRICLLIISILVAQLIISSIFFQNSPFGIGVLLLTLILWVIIFSAVLYFSTLLEQKETLQKSNAKNLRFKRNYELFKSQLLTTEKIEFQDTHTFSVGKKDSNLRISIVSNPYCGFCKDAHKLVESILEKYPDGVSLQMRFNYTPDRANEKYTRLISDLTYIYNNKPEKDFLHAIEQWFETKDESKINTLSGGVPTSENLHPIIEMSNQNSEAGLNFTPILIINGYQFPDKYDREDIVYFIDELIEDEDFQ, from the coding sequence ATGATTTTTGACAAACTAATACACTATCTGAAACTTGACAAACAGGAATTTATTTTCCAGTTTAATTCTCACCCCAATTACCCATCAGCACTGGCTTTCAGCGATACTTTAAATTTCCTTGGAGTAAAGAATGATGCCTATGAACTTGATAAGGAATATTGGGATGAACTTCCGGAAGAGTTTATTGCTATTGTTGAAAATTCCTTTTCATTAGTAAAAAAATCAGGAAATACCTACTCCGTATATTCAGAGAAAGCAAAAACACTGAATAAGGAAGAACTTTATAAAAAATCTACGGATTTTGTACTTTTATTTGAAAAAACTGAAAATGCTGAGAATAAACTGGCGTTCAATTTCAAGCCAATTCTTTACGCAGTATTTGCCATTATTGTCGTTTATTCATTTTTGAGCCAAAGCTTATATGAAGCTATCTTCAATCTTTTATCATTGGCTGGTGTATATATTTCCCTTGAGATTTTTAATCAGAAATTTGGAAATGTTTCTACCGTTATCGGAAGTATTTGCGGTGGCGGAGGTGCTGCTGCCAGCCAAACCACCAATTCGTGTGATAAAATTATCAAGCAGGATAAAACCAGTATTTTAGGCTTAAAGTTTGCAGATTTTTCACTGATCTATTTCATTGGTCTTACGATATTGGGATTATTCTTACCGACAACCTCTTATATTGTAAAGGGATTTACATTTGTTTCCCTGTTAGCCATTGGATATTCTTTATACATTCAGGCTTTCGTGGAAAAGGCTTTTTGTAGAATCTGTCTCTTAATCATTTCCATTTTAGTTGCGCAGCTGATCATCAGTAGTATCTTTTTCCAAAATTCACCATTTGGAATCGGAGTGCTTTTGCTCACTCTTATTCTTTGGGTGATTATTTTCTCTGCGGTACTCTATTTCAGTACACTTCTGGAGCAAAAAGAAACCCTGCAAAAATCCAATGCAAAAAATCTCAGATTCAAAAGAAATTATGAGCTGTTCAAAAGTCAATTACTGACCACTGAAAAAATAGAATTTCAGGATACCCATACATTTTCGGTAGGAAAAAAAGATTCAAATTTACGCATCTCCATTGTTTCAAATCCTTACTGCGGGTTCTGTAAAGACGCTCACAAATTGGTAGAATCTATTTTAGAAAAATATCCTGATGGTGTTTCTTTGCAGATGAGATTCAATTACACACCGGACAGGGCCAACGAAAAATATACTCGGTTAATCTCCGACCTTACCTATATTTACAACAATAAGCCGGAAAAAGACTTCCTACACGCTATCGAGCAATGGTTTGAAACAAAAGATGAAAGTAAAATCAACACATTGTCCGGAGGTGTTCCAACCTCGGAAAACTTACATCCAATTATTGAAATGTCAAATCAAAACAGTGAAGCTGGCTTAAACTTTACTCCTATTCTCATCATCAACGGCTATCAGTTCCCGGACAAATATGATCGTGAAGATATTGTCTATTTTATTGATGAATTGATAGAGGATGAAGACTTCCAGTAA